In Castanea sativa cultivar Marrone di Chiusa Pesio chromosome 6, ASM4071231v1, a single window of DNA contains:
- the LOC142640059 gene encoding uncharacterized protein LOC142640059 — protein sequence MNILPALSFSEEDKIRTTQLYDDALVVTLIGGYDVKRVMVDQGSSAEIMYPDLYKWLNLKPEDLTAYDSPLISFNGKVVITKGHIRLPMQTGSEVVEVNFIVVDAYSPCIAIMARPCLHALGAVSSTLHLKVKYPPGDHIE from the coding sequence ATGAATATCCTACCAGCATTGAGTTTTTCGGAAGAGGACAAGATTAGGACCACGCAGCTATAcgatgatgctttggtggtcaCGCTCATAGGagggtatgatgtgaagagggtgatggtaGACCAAGGCAGTAGTGCAgagattatgtaccctgacttatacAAATGGCTAAATTTGAAACCAGAGGACTTGACAGCCTATGATTCaccattaataagttttaatggGAAAGTTGTCATTACAAAGGGTCATATTAGATTACCTATGCAAACAGGTTCAGAGGTGGTGGAAGTGAACTTCATCGTGGTAGATGCCTACTCTCCTTGCATAGCCATTATGGCAAGACCTTGTCTTCATGCCCTGGGAGCTGTTTCCTCAACTCTgcatttgaaggtgaaatatcCACCAGGGGACCATATTGAATAG